In a genomic window of Bradyrhizobium ontarionense:
- a CDS encoding phytoene/squalene synthase family protein, which produces MSWQTDIAICRRMLRGGSKTFFAASKVLPRAVGDPAVALYAFCREADDAIDGPGRRVDAVEVLHERLDRIYHGSPDNSPVDRALAGIVAHFAIPRALPEALLEGLAWDAQGRRYETLSDVLAYAVRVAGTVGVMMSLLMHRRDTETVGRACDLGIAMQLTNIARDVGEDARAGRLYLPRQWLREAGLDVETWRAAPFFDDRIGRVTARLLAVADVFYARAAAGIADLPWSCRPGIHAARLIYAEIGREVARAEFDSLSQRAFVSMSRKLQLLGKAAVVSLVQEQPSLAPLRSEARILIDAVVAADAQRPHAIAPPRRTAHDRALWVIDLFERLERRDQLSRLGRMS; this is translated from the coding sequence ATGAGCTGGCAAACGGACATTGCGATCTGTCGGCGGATGTTGCGGGGCGGATCGAAGACGTTCTTTGCCGCCTCGAAAGTGTTGCCCCGTGCGGTCGGCGATCCCGCCGTCGCGCTCTACGCGTTCTGCCGCGAGGCCGATGATGCGATCGACGGGCCCGGCCGCCGCGTCGACGCCGTCGAGGTGCTGCACGAGCGGCTCGACCGGATCTATCATGGCTCGCCGGACAACAGTCCCGTCGATCGCGCGCTGGCCGGCATCGTGGCGCATTTCGCGATCCCACGCGCGCTGCCGGAGGCGCTGCTCGAAGGTCTCGCCTGGGATGCCCAGGGCCGTCGCTACGAGACATTGAGCGACGTGCTCGCCTATGCCGTGCGCGTCGCCGGCACCGTCGGCGTGATGATGTCGCTGCTGATGCACCGGCGTGACACCGAGACGGTCGGACGCGCCTGCGACCTCGGCATCGCGATGCAGCTCACCAACATCGCCCGCGACGTCGGCGAGGATGCGCGCGCCGGCCGGCTCTATCTGCCGCGGCAATGGCTGCGCGAGGCCGGGCTCGACGTCGAGACCTGGCGCGCCGCGCCGTTCTTCGACGATCGGATCGGGCGGGTCACCGCGCGGCTGCTCGCGGTCGCCGACGTGTTCTATGCGCGTGCCGCGGCCGGGATCGCCGATCTGCCATGGAGCTGCCGGCCCGGCATCCACGCCGCGCGGCTGATCTATGCTGAGATCGGCCGCGAGGTCGCGCGCGCCGAGTTCGATTCGCTGTCGCAGCGCGCGTTCGTCTCGATGTCGCGCAAGCTGCAGCTGCTCGGCAAGGCGGCGGTGGTGTCGCTCGTCCAGGAGCAGCCCTCGCTGGCGCCGTTGCGGTCGGAGGCGCGTATCCTGATCGATGCCGTCGTCGCGGCGGATGCGCAGCGCCCGCACGCGATCGCGCCACCGCGCCGGACCGCCCACGACCGCGCGCTGTGGGTGATCGACCTGTTCGAGCGGCTGGAACGGCGCGATCAATTGTCGCGCCTGGGGCGGATGTCGTGA
- the bchO gene encoding alpha/beta fold hydrolase BchO has translation MNDKLNWSVNGRDWPHRAASRFIEAAGLRWHVQIMGEGPVALLAHGTGAATHSWRDLAPLLAKRFTVVAPDLSGHGFTATPRWQRLSLDGMARDLAGLCERLAIKPDIAIGHSAGAAILTRMTLDGLIAPKLIVSLNGAYLPFGGMAAQFLSPLAKMMALNPLVPRLFAWRGRDPAAVHRLLKGTGSTIDANGERLYLRLVGSPGHVAAALEMMANWDLHPLLRDLPRLNTALLLIAATHDRAIPPDVAYRVRQLVPQAQLELIDGLGHLAHEEQPARIAGLIVQAAERAGVLAVQQKMSS, from the coding sequence ATGAACGACAAGCTGAACTGGAGCGTCAACGGCAGGGACTGGCCTCATCGCGCGGCCAGCCGCTTCATCGAGGCCGCCGGCCTGCGCTGGCATGTGCAGATCATGGGCGAGGGGCCGGTCGCGCTGCTCGCGCACGGCACCGGTGCTGCGACCCATTCCTGGCGCGACCTCGCGCCGCTGCTCGCCAAGCGTTTCACCGTGGTGGCCCCCGATCTCTCGGGGCACGGCTTCACCGCGACGCCGCGCTGGCAGCGGCTGTCGCTCGACGGTATGGCGCGCGACCTCGCGGGCCTGTGCGAGCGGCTTGCGATCAAGCCCGACATCGCGATCGGTCACTCGGCGGGCGCGGCGATCCTCACCCGGATGACGCTGGACGGCCTGATCGCGCCGAAGCTGATCGTCAGCCTCAACGGCGCCTATCTGCCGTTCGGCGGCATGGCCGCGCAATTCCTGTCGCCGCTTGCCAAGATGATGGCGCTCAACCCGCTGGTGCCGCGCTTGTTCGCCTGGCGGGGCCGCGACCCGGCCGCGGTGCATCGGCTGTTGAAGGGCACCGGCTCGACCATTGATGCCAACGGCGAGCGGCTCTACCTGCGGCTGGTCGGCAGTCCCGGCCATGTCGCCGCCGCGCTGGAGATGATGGCGAACTGGGACCTGCATCCCCTGCTGCGCGACCTGCCGCGGCTGAACACCGCGCTGCTGCTGATCGCGGCCACCCACGACCGCGCCATCCCGCCTGACGTGGCGTATCGGGTGCGCCAATTGGTGCCGCAGGCGCAGCTCGAACTCATTGATGGCCTTGGTCATTTGGCCCATGAGGAACAGCCGGCCCGGATCGCCGGCCTGATCGTCCAAGCCGCCGAGCGGGCCGGCGTGCTCGCAGTGCAGCAGAAAATGTCTAGTTAA
- a CDS encoding alpha/beta fold hydrolase, whose product MQVASTTQSDHAAAPRAVTMPPPLAAPRFELADSRCGRITCYGDGPTAPTEQRPLLLIHSVNAAATAYEMKPLFEHYRHTRQVYAFDLPGFGLSDRADRIYTPRIMTDAILLAAKEIRRRHGDTPIDAIALSLSCEFAARAGTEAANLFRTLGLISPTGLDRRAEAAAKKGGDKDATRAMPWLRNIFTVPLWKQRFFSLLTSRASIRFFLRKTFGRKDIDEGLLEYDYITTHQPGAENAPYSFVSGYMFSVHALKLYQALSMPVWMVHGVRGDFVDYQGKHAVEGLPNWQIEVLQTGALPQFEQLDKVVASYDDFQTRAAGA is encoded by the coding sequence ATGCAGGTCGCCTCGACCACACAGAGTGATCATGCAGCGGCCCCGCGCGCCGTGACGATGCCGCCGCCGCTCGCCGCGCCGCGTTTCGAGCTCGCTGATTCGCGCTGCGGCCGCATCACTTGCTACGGCGACGGACCCACCGCGCCGACCGAGCAGCGGCCACTGCTCTTGATCCACAGCGTCAATGCCGCGGCGACGGCCTACGAGATGAAGCCGCTGTTCGAGCACTACCGCCACACGCGTCAGGTCTATGCGTTCGACCTGCCGGGCTTCGGCCTGTCGGACCGCGCCGACCGCATCTACACGCCGCGCATCATGACCGACGCGATCCTGCTGGCGGCGAAAGAAATTCGCCGCCGTCACGGCGATACGCCGATCGATGCCATCGCGCTGTCGCTGAGCTGCGAGTTCGCCGCACGCGCCGGCACCGAGGCGGCCAACCTGTTTCGAACGCTCGGGCTGATCAGCCCGACGGGCCTCGATCGCCGCGCGGAAGCGGCGGCCAAGAAGGGCGGCGACAAGGATGCGACCCGCGCCATGCCGTGGCTGCGCAACATCTTCACCGTGCCGCTGTGGAAACAGCGCTTCTTCTCGCTGCTGACGTCGCGGGCCAGCATCCGCTTCTTCCTGCGCAAGACCTTCGGTCGGAAGGACATCGACGAGGGGCTGCTGGAGTACGACTACATCACCACCCACCAGCCCGGTGCGGAGAACGCGCCGTACTCCTTCGTGTCCGGATACATGTTCAGCGTCCATGCGCTGAAGCTCTATCAGGCGCTGTCGATGCCGGTGTGGATGGTGCATGGCGTGCGCGGTGATTTCGTCGATTACCAGGGCAAGCATGCCGTGGAGGGGCTGCCGAACTGGCAGATCGAGGTGTTGCAGACCGGCGCGCTGCCGCAGTTCGAACAGCTTGATAAAGTCGTAGCCAGCTACGATGATTTCCAGACGCGCGCGGCCGGCGCGTGA
- a CDS encoding phytoene desaturase, whose amino-acid sequence MLDVSNIKAAVPAALGDRPHAVVIGSGFGGLAAAVRLGARGYRVTVYEQLDAPGGRAYVNRQDGFTFDAGPTIVTAPFLFEELWQLCGRKMSDDVTLKPISPFYRIRFDDGTVFDCSGDAAAMRAEVARIAPGDVDGYERFMKASEAIFKIGFEELGDVPFLSFMDMAKIAPAMIKLQSFRSVYGLVSHYVRDERLRVILSFHPLLIGGNPFTTTSIYCLIAYLERRWGVHFAMGGTGALVEGLVGLIEGQGGAVRCSTPVTEITTKNGVATGVRLASGETIAADVVVSNGCAAWTYKHLLPSVSRRRWTDARIDRARYSMSLFVWYFGTKRRYDDVAHHTILLGPRYRGLLDDIFRRKVLADDFSLYLHRPTATDPSLAPDGCDAFYVLSPVPHQESGIDWAATAEPFRKRIETALSETLLPDLAGQLVTSRLLTPDDFEHRLLSYRGAAFGLEPVLMQSAWFRPHNKSEEVERLYLVGAGTHPGAGLPGVLSSARVLDDLVPAPHELERR is encoded by the coding sequence ATGCTCGACGTCTCCAACATCAAGGCCGCTGTTCCGGCTGCGCTCGGAGACCGGCCGCATGCGGTCGTGATCGGCTCCGGCTTCGGTGGCCTGGCCGCGGCGGTCCGGCTCGGTGCGCGCGGCTATCGCGTCACCGTCTACGAGCAGCTCGATGCGCCCGGCGGCCGCGCCTACGTGAATCGCCAGGACGGCTTCACCTTTGATGCCGGCCCGACCATCGTCACCGCGCCGTTCCTGTTCGAGGAGCTGTGGCAGCTGTGCGGGCGGAAGATGTCCGACGACGTCACGCTCAAGCCGATCTCGCCTTTCTATCGCATCCGGTTCGACGACGGCACGGTGTTCGATTGCTCGGGCGACGCGGCGGCGATGCGCGCCGAGGTGGCCCGGATCGCACCCGGCGACGTCGACGGTTACGAGCGCTTCATGAAGGCGAGCGAGGCGATCTTCAAGATCGGCTTCGAGGAGCTTGGCGACGTGCCGTTCCTGTCGTTCATGGACATGGCGAAGATCGCGCCCGCGATGATCAAGCTGCAGAGCTTTCGCTCGGTCTACGGCCTCGTCTCGCACTATGTCCGGGACGAGCGGCTGCGCGTCATCCTCAGCTTCCATCCGCTGCTGATCGGCGGCAATCCGTTCACGACGACGTCGATCTACTGCCTGATCGCCTATCTCGAGCGGCGCTGGGGCGTGCACTTTGCGATGGGCGGCACCGGCGCGCTCGTCGAGGGACTCGTCGGCCTGATCGAGGGGCAGGGCGGTGCGGTGCGTTGCTCGACCCCGGTCACCGAGATCACGACCAAGAATGGCGTCGCCACCGGCGTGCGGCTCGCGTCCGGGGAGACGATCGCGGCCGATGTCGTCGTGTCCAATGGCTGCGCGGCCTGGACCTACAAGCATCTGCTGCCGAGCGTGTCGCGGCGGCGCTGGACCGATGCGCGCATCGACCGCGCGCGCTATTCGATGAGCCTGTTCGTCTGGTATTTCGGCACGAAGCGCCGCTACGACGACGTCGCGCATCACACCATCCTGCTCGGCCCGCGCTATCGCGGCCTGCTCGACGACATCTTCCGCCGCAAGGTGCTGGCGGATGATTTCAGCCTCTATCTGCACCGGCCGACCGCGACCGATCCGTCGCTGGCGCCCGATGGCTGCGATGCCTTCTACGTGCTGTCGCCGGTGCCGCATCAGGAGAGCGGCATCGACTGGGCGGCCACGGCCGAGCCGTTCCGCAAGCGGATCGAGACCGCGCTGAGCGAGACGCTGCTGCCGGACCTTGCCGGCCAGCTCGTCACATCGCGGCTGCTGACGCCGGATGATTTCGAGCATCGCCTGTTGTCCTATCGCGGCGCCGCCTTCGGGCTCGAGCCGGTGCTGATGCAGAGCGCCTGGTTCCGGCCGCACAACAAGAGTGAAGAGGTCGAGCGGCTCTATCTGGTCGGCGCGGGCACGCATCCCGGCGCCGGCCTGCCGGGCGTGCTGTCCTCGGCGCGCGTGCTCGACGATCTCGTGCCCGCGCCGCATGAGCTGGAGCGCCGATGA
- a CDS encoding hydratase, translating into MFSPYYAWARRRGPADPENHCALNVALYGERAKRWAMTERGRRAITRDEESLAIGPSRLAWTGRELTIEISEVSVPWPLPLRGKVRVVPTALNEFAFTLDAEGRHRWQPIAPCCRVSVDFDHPDLHWRGDGYFDINHGDAPLERDFQSWQWSRAATRTGTVISYDTIARDGADKTIALHVDPAARLERIAPLAEAPLRKTLWRIDRSARADVDAPVRVISTLEDAPFYARSHLAARVRGEDVAIMHESLSLDRFQMPIVQAMLPFRMPRW; encoded by the coding sequence GTGTTCTCGCCCTACTACGCCTGGGCGCGCCGCCGCGGCCCGGCCGATCCTGAAAATCATTGCGCGCTCAACGTCGCGCTGTATGGCGAGCGCGCGAAGCGCTGGGCCATGACCGAGCGCGGCCGGCGCGCCATTACACGCGACGAAGAGAGCCTTGCGATCGGCCCGAGCCGCCTGGCCTGGACCGGCCGCGAGCTCACAATCGAGATCAGCGAGGTCTCAGTGCCCTGGCCGCTGCCGCTGCGCGGCAAGGTGCGCGTGGTGCCGACAGCGCTGAACGAGTTCGCGTTCACGCTGGATGCGGAGGGACGCCACCGCTGGCAGCCGATCGCGCCATGCTGCCGCGTGTCGGTCGATTTCGATCATCCGGATCTGCACTGGCGCGGCGACGGCTATTTCGACATCAACCATGGCGATGCGCCGCTGGAGCGCGACTTCCAGAGCTGGCAATGGTCGCGCGCGGCGACGCGCACCGGCACCGTGATCTCCTACGACACGATAGCACGGGACGGCGCCGACAAGACGATCGCACTGCACGTCGATCCCGCCGCGCGGCTCGAACGCATTGCGCCGCTCGCCGAGGCGCCCTTGCGCAAGACGCTGTGGCGCATCGACCGCAGCGCCCGCGCGGACGTCGATGCACCTGTGCGTGTCATCAGCACCCTGGAGGACGCCCCATTCTACGCCCGCTCCCATCTCGCCGCCCGCGTGCGCGGCGAGGACGTTGCGATCATGCACGAGAGCCTGTCCCTCGACCGCTTCCAGATGCCGATCGTCCAGGCAATGCTGCCGTTCCGGATGCCGCGATGGTGA
- a CDS encoding magnesium chelatase subunit D has translation MSDGATIWADSMIAAALAAIDPVVASVLLRAGAGPVREHWLDLVRELMPASTVIRKLPPSISDDRLLGGLDLAATLQSGCPVLQHGLLAEADGGVLIAVMAERIAPSTIAHLTAALDTGTVSIERDGMSLRVPSRFGLIALDEGIGDERVSPALADRLACHLDLGTVARADLGESLFKSSDIAAARALLPQIRLSDDAIAALTTTACALGIDSLRAPLLACRVARIAAALDGETDVAEPHIACAARLVLAPRATRLPAMEDDNESNEAPESQNESAESEQDDRSNDGPLEDRVLDAAQAAIPADLLKRLQDERAMRMRSSSASKQGTAQKAPKRGRPIGSRRGEWRAGARLNVLETLRAAAPWQPLRRRTQRSDKSGRLIVHKDDIRITRFKQRSGTTTIFVVDASGSSALQRLAEVKGAVELLLAECYIRRDEVALIAFRGKSAELLLPPTRSLTRAKRSLAALPGGGGTPLSAAIFAATELALAVKAKGQAPTIVLMTDGRANVARDGVGGRGEAEAEALVAARQLALTGIPVVLVDSSPRPQDKAAQLAGAMQARYVALPHADAARLSQAVMAQAGRG, from the coding sequence GTGAGCGACGGAGCCACGATCTGGGCAGATTCGATGATCGCGGCCGCGCTGGCTGCGATTGATCCCGTCGTGGCGTCGGTGCTGCTGCGCGCGGGCGCTGGGCCGGTGCGCGAGCATTGGCTCGACCTCGTGCGCGAGCTGATGCCGGCCTCCACTGTCATTCGCAAGCTGCCTCCGTCGATCTCCGATGACCGCCTGCTCGGCGGCCTCGATCTCGCCGCGACCCTGCAGTCGGGATGTCCGGTCCTGCAGCATGGGCTGCTCGCCGAGGCCGATGGTGGTGTGCTGATCGCGGTGATGGCCGAGCGCATCGCGCCGTCGACGATCGCGCATCTCACAGCCGCGCTCGACACCGGCACGGTCAGCATCGAGCGCGATGGCATGTCGCTGCGCGTGCCGTCGCGGTTCGGCCTGATTGCGCTCGATGAGGGCATCGGTGATGAACGCGTGTCGCCCGCGCTCGCCGATCGCCTGGCCTGCCATCTCGATCTCGGCACGGTCGCGCGCGCCGATCTCGGCGAGAGCCTGTTCAAATCGTCCGACATCGCTGCGGCGCGTGCGCTGCTGCCGCAGATTCGTCTGTCCGACGATGCGATTGCGGCGTTGACGACGACGGCCTGCGCGCTCGGCATCGATTCGCTGCGCGCGCCATTGCTCGCTTGTCGCGTCGCGCGCATCGCTGCGGCGCTGGATGGCGAGACTGATGTCGCCGAGCCGCACATCGCCTGCGCCGCGCGGCTGGTGTTGGCGCCGCGCGCAACCAGGCTGCCGGCCATGGAGGATGACAACGAGAGCAACGAGGCGCCGGAGTCGCAGAACGAGTCGGCCGAGAGCGAGCAGGACGATCGCAGCAACGACGGTCCGCTGGAGGATCGCGTGCTCGACGCGGCGCAGGCTGCCATTCCGGCTGATCTGCTGAAGCGTCTGCAGGACGAGCGTGCGATGCGCATGCGATCGAGCAGTGCCAGCAAGCAGGGCACCGCGCAGAAGGCGCCGAAGCGCGGCCGCCCCATTGGTTCGCGGCGCGGCGAGTGGCGGGCCGGCGCGCGGCTCAACGTGCTCGAGACCTTGCGTGCGGCGGCGCCGTGGCAGCCGCTGCGCCGGCGGACGCAACGCTCCGACAAGAGCGGCCGGCTGATCGTCCACAAGGACGACATCCGTATCACCCGCTTCAAGCAGCGCTCGGGCACCACGACGATCTTCGTCGTCGATGCCTCCGGCTCGTCGGCGCTGCAGCGGCTCGCGGAGGTCAAGGGCGCCGTCGAGCTGCTGCTCGCCGAATGCTACATCCGCCGCGACGAGGTGGCGCTGATCGCGTTTCGCGGCAAGAGTGCGGAGCTGCTGCTGCCGCCGACGCGATCCTTGACGCGGGCCAAGCGCAGCCTCGCGGCACTGCCGGGCGGCGGCGGCACACCGCTGTCGGCGGCGATCTTCGCCGCGACCGAGCTCGCGCTCGCCGTGAAGGCCAAGGGCCAGGCGCCGACCATCGTGCTGATGACCGACGGCCGCGCCAATGTCGCGCGTGACGGCGTCGGCGGCCGCGGCGAGGCCGAGGCGGAAGCGCTCGTCGCCGCAAGGCAACTCGCGCTCACCGGCATTCCCGTGGTGCTGGTCGATTCCTCGCCACGGCCGCAGGACAAGGCCGCGCAGCTCGCCGGTGCGATGCAGGCGCGTTACGTCGCGCTGCCTCATGCCGATGCCGCACGGTTGTCGCAGGCCGTCATGGCGCAAGCCGGCCGCGGCTGA
- the bchI gene encoding magnesium chelatase ATPase subunit I, with amino-acid sequence MGIAFPFSAIVGQDEMKLALMIAAVDPKVGGVLAFGDRGAGKSTAVRALAALLPPMSAVVGCPYQCDPADAAAQCAACRARSKPGGKAKKPAALKAHQVPVPVIDLPLGATEDRVVGALDLERALAHGEKSFEPGLLARANRGFLYIDEVNLLEDHLVDLLLDVAASGENVVERDGLSIRHPARIVLVGTGNPEEGELRPQLLDRFGLSVEVKTPGDLPTRIEVIKRRDAFETDQAAFVAHWDKEEAKHRKRILAAREHIGSVKVADRELEKTARLCMALGTDGLRGELTLMRAARAAAALDGAKAVDDSHLKTVAPMALQHRLRRNPLDDSGSSVRVERALNELFAS; translated from the coding sequence ATGGGGATAGCATTTCCGTTCTCGGCCATCGTCGGCCAGGACGAGATGAAGCTGGCGCTGATGATCGCGGCCGTCGATCCGAAGGTCGGCGGCGTGCTGGCGTTCGGCGATCGCGGCGCCGGCAAGTCCACCGCGGTGCGCGCGCTTGCTGCGCTGCTGCCGCCGATGAGCGCCGTGGTCGGCTGTCCCTATCAATGCGATCCGGCCGATGCCGCCGCGCAATGCGCTGCGTGCCGCGCACGCTCCAAGCCCGGCGGCAAGGCGAAGAAGCCGGCCGCGCTGAAGGCGCATCAGGTGCCGGTGCCGGTCATCGACCTGCCGCTCGGCGCCACCGAGGACCGCGTCGTCGGCGCGCTCGATCTCGAGCGCGCGCTGGCCCATGGCGAGAAGTCGTTCGAGCCGGGTCTGCTGGCGCGCGCCAATCGCGGCTTTCTCTATATCGACGAGGTCAATCTGCTGGAGGATCATCTCGTCGACCTGCTGCTCGATGTCGCCGCCTCCGGCGAGAACGTCGTCGAGCGCGACGGACTGAGCATCCGTCATCCCGCGCGCATCGTGCTGGTGGGCACCGGCAATCCGGAGGAGGGCGAATTGCGGCCGCAGCTGCTCGATCGCTTCGGTCTCTCGGTCGAGGTCAAGACGCCCGGTGATCTGCCGACGCGCATCGAGGTCATCAAGCGACGCGACGCCTTCGAGACCGACCAGGCCGCTTTCGTTGCGCATTGGGACAAGGAGGAGGCCAAGCACCGCAAGCGCATCCTGGCCGCGCGCGAGCATATCGGTTCGGTCAAGGTCGCCGATCGCGAACTGGAGAAGACGGCGCGGCTGTGCATGGCGCTCGGCACCGACGGCCTGCGCGGCGAGTTGACCTTGATGCGGGCCGCGCGCGCTGCGGCGGCGCTCGATGGGGCCAAGGCGGTCGATGACAGCCATCTGAAGACCGTGGCGCCGATGGCGCTGCAGCATCGGCTGCGGCGCAATCCGCTCGACGATTCCGGCTCGTCGGTGCGGGTCGAGCGCGCGCTCAACGAGCTGTTCGCATCGTGA